The following proteins come from a genomic window of Malus domestica chromosome 02, GDT2T_hap1:
- the LOC139191394 gene encoding uncharacterized protein, whose translation MVASYLAESFEGITFEHISRIHNTDADELAQIASGAQLLGGKPGREIPVLRQLYPTLVNQQVFRRDNVIRTRVMSLPSLLDRQDRIDVCAVKAIPDDWRKPIMQYLDNPNGKHSRKTRVHATNYVIYQNELYRKCEDGLLLLCLGLQEGAQVIIEVHEGVCGAHQSGRKMRWLLR comes from the coding sequence atggtcgccagctatttggccgaatccTTCGAAGGTATTACATTTGAACATATTTCCCGGattcataataccgacgcagacgaattggctcaaatcgcctctggtgcacaactcctggggggcaagccaGGCCGAGAAATACCAGTCTTACGACAGTTATACCCGACCTTGGTTAACCAGCAAGTCTTCCGACGCGACAACGTGATACGCACAAgagtcatgtccttaccttcgttgttagacCGACAAGACCGTATAGATGTTTGCGCTGTCAAGGcaataccagatgattggagaaaaccCATTATGCAGTATCTTGACAATCCCAACGGCAAACATAGTCGCAAGACAAGAGTTCACGCCACAAACTATGTCATAtatcaaaacgagttataccgaAAATGTGAGGATGGTCTAttactgctatgcctcggcctCCAAGAGGGTGCTCAAGTAATCATAGAAGTCCATGAAGGGGTTTGCGGAGCTCATCAGTCCGGACGTAAAATGCGATGGTTGCTTCGATAA